GAGGTTACGTTTCATTAAATTGCTTTACATCAATGAGATAGAGAATGTAGGATGATATTAATCAATAACTTAAACGGCCGGCTTTATTGGGCGAGCCGTTGAATAAGCTGTTAAATTGCAAATGGAGTTTTCATGTCACTATCGAATATGATGAAAGATAAATTAATTCTACAAAAACAAAATGGCAACGTATTTGAGAATATTAACTCACTTGTAGCCCCTAAATTTATAATGACTGAACGTGATGATCTACAAATAGAGACAGGTGATTTGCTCATAAGAAAACTCCCTAATGGATTGGAGGATACGTTTGAAGTAATAGATCCTGGCTTTTATTCTGGAATTGGGCAATTGTCTTCTGGATATAAAGTGACGTATAAAAAGCTTGGAATTCCTGAGGCTGAGACTGCAATCAAAAATATCACTTATAATTTTCATGGTGAAAATGCACGTGTAAATAATAACTCAGTTGATAATTCTACAAACATTGTGAATTCAAATTCTGACATAGCTGAACATATTGAGTTATTAAGAACTGAAGTTAGTCGGCTTATAAAAAGCACAGAAGAAAAAAGAGATGCGTTAGATATAGTAGATGCAATTGAATGTCAGATGAACTCTGAGAAACCAAGTAAAGCGGTTTTAAAGACTTTGATCTCTGCTTTACCTCACGCGGGTAGTATTGCGTCTATAGGCTCCTTTCTATTGACAGCACTGGCTGGCTAGCAATTTAACAAGGCACTTAAACGGAACTAAAACAGTGGGTTAGGTTTCGCTTCGCTACACATTATAACCCACAGTTTTAGTCCGCTTAGTGCGGCGTTAGCAGGCACTACTTGTTCTTTTTATAATTGTGGTTGGCTAATTTAATATTCACATCAAAGGATTGGTGTTTTCTGCTTTCCTTCCTTTTTTGTAATTAAATTCAGTATTTTATTGATTGGTATGTGTTTTTTGTTATTGTTTATCAATCACGGTTAGTGGCTAAGTAGTGCAGCAGTATTTATTGCTTCTCACATCCACTAATTTATTTTTAGCGTTAGTGGTAAGTTCAGTGAAATAACTCACGTTGCTGCTAACAAGTTGCTCAAAAGGACTAAAACAGTTTGCTCGTTTTTTGCAAAGTACCGCAAAAAAAAGCCAACCATTTCAGCCTCTTAGCAAAGCGTTATGTGTTTAGAAATATTCACAGTAAACTCACGGATGAGGAGTCCAAAATGAAATTTGTTAATAAACTAAATCGAACACAAATTGGTGGTTTAACTTTATGTTTAGGTGCTTCGATTGGCATGTCTATTTTTGTTGGCAACTCATCGCCTTTTATAGGGTTAATGCTTGGTACAATTACTATCGGTGTTTATGTCATGATTCTCTCTGGAAAGTGGAGTGCAAAAAACACATAACAAATAAGGATAGGCCGCGCGAAGCCGCGTCCAACAAATAAGGATAGGCCGCGCGAAGCCGCGTCCTTATCCCAAGTGTTGAACAAGCCCGAACACCCTCAGAGTGACTCTTTATTATGTAAATAACAGCTCGAGAAAACGCGCTGTTTGATGTGATGGATATCTGGCAACTTTTCTGTAGTCAGCAAGCTACCTTAGCTCATTTGCTAATTATTTAACTCTATTAATTTCAGTGCGTTAAATTAATCCTCCACGGTATTCAGTTAAACCATTATCCTTATTATTTTCCAGCATTAGGTTATGAGCCGTAAATTTGTCGGTCGTTTCACTATGCCCATAAAGCGCATTGGCTGCTGGCAACAGGGGCAACAGCGGGTTGCTAATCTGCGCTTTATCTCAGGAATGATTGGAAACACTGCCCCTGCAACTGCCAGCATAAGCTGTATTTGTAGCCTGAGCTTTTTGGCGTTACCTCTGAGTAATCCATAGTCACGCACTCGCCTTAATCCCTTCGGTAATACGTGTTGCAGTATTAACCAGAGAAATTCTATGGCAGGTAAAGTGCGTACTTTTGTCGACTTTGTTTGGCTGTCTTCATACTCGAAACTCACGTTGTTATCGACATGACTTTTGATGTTTTTGTCAGCCAGTACGCCACGATAAAGATAGCGTGATAGATACTGCAACGCAGGCAAGCCTTTGCCCACATGCAGGCAGTCTACCACCCACTTTTTGGGCAGTGAGGTTGGTAGTGTGAGATTAAGCTTTGCCAAATGTTCCAGCAAACGTGCGCGCCAGACATTGGCGAGGTTAAAAGCGTTAAACAGGTATTTACCTTTGTTCTTTTTCCATTGCTTTTGGCTCTTGTTAAAACTGCCCGCTGGAATAATAAAGTGAATGTGCGGATGCAATTCACGCCGTCTGCTGTGAGTATGAAGTACGCCGGTGAAACCAATATCACCGGCAAGCTTAGGTGAGTTAAGCGCAAAGTCTTTGAGCACACTGGCAGCGACGGCAAACATGGCTGGATAGAGCGCTTCGGGTTGATATCTAGCCATAACACGCAGTTCATATGGCAAAGTAAATGTCACCATAAAGTAATCAACAGGCAAGAGTTTAGCCTGTTGCTTGGCTAACCAATCAGCTGTGGTGTTGTACTGACATTGCGGGCAGCTGCGATGCCCACATGACAGCGGAAAGTCAGCGGTATGCGTGCAACCCTGACAAGCCCAGTGGCTGGCTCTTTGTGAATGAGAGCGGCAACTGAGCATGGCATTTATCGCTTGGCGCATTGATGCTGTGATTTGGCCTTCATAAGTCTGATTAAAGGCATCAAGATGGTCACGTAAAATATCGATAAACTTCATATGTCACACTCCCACTTAAGCACCAAATTATCAGTGAGCTGGTTAATTGACAGGACAGTGTTCTTACGGGTAATTTGAGTGAGACGTGTATACTTTGCCGTGGTGTTGAGGCTGTTGTGACCGAGTAAATGCTGTACTGAGCGTAAATCGAGACCTTGTTCGAGCAAATGAGTGGCGTAGCTGTGGCGTAAATTATGTGGGCTGATGGATTTGTGAATGTTGCACTCACGAATAACGCGCTTTAGTGCTTTTTGAATACCGCCTTTATCTATCATTGAACCTGGCTTACCGTCTTTACCGGGAAACACATGGCGAGGATGACGATGAGTTTGCCAGTAATATCGCAGCGCTAACAATGTTCGTTGTGGTAAAGGGACTAGCCTATCCTTGCCGCCTTTGGCGTCACGGATATGCACCTGCATCAACGCTGAATCAATATCGCCAACCTGCAATGAAATGGCTTCGCCGAGGCGCAATCCCATACTGTACAAGGTTAAAAAGCACACTTGATATCGCAGCTTATGGGTGAGACTAATAACAATAGAGACTTCGGCAGGGGTCAAAATGTCGGGTAAGCGTTTGACCTGCGGTGGCTTAACAATACTCAGCCACTCCCAGTGTTGGTTAAGGACATATCGATAGAAAAACTGTAATCCATTACGGTCAAGTTTAACGGTACTCCATGAGTGAGAAGCAATTAAATCAGCAAAGTACCGCTTCAAATCATTGGTTGAAAGGTTGTCAGGACAGCAGTCAAAATAAGCACTAATACGCCTGACAGCGCGACTATAAGCGTCGATGGTAGCAGGCCGCTTGCCTTGGAGCGTTAAATTGATAAGATGTTGTTGATAAAGACAATCAAAGCGTTGTTGTTCGTGAGCGTTCATAGTAATACTCCTAGATAGCTGCCAAGGTAGGCAGGGTCTAGTAAGTATTTATGATGGGGCTAAAGATGTGTTTTTATCTTTTCTGCCGCAGAGCGGCTTCGTTCAACAAGCCAATCAAGCAGGACAAAAAACAGTTTGCTGTTTTCGTGCCTCAACATTTTAGCAAACAATTTTTTGCCTCTTATTGGGGCGTTAGCAGGCTTTAAATATTTGTGTTATCAGCACTATAATTTAACAATTTTGGATATTAAAAATAATGGAAAAATCAAATAATAACTATTTCGTAATAAGTTTAACGTTAACTACTATAGGCACTGTGTTGACTACACTTAAAGTAGATTTTTACTTAGATATTGTCGTTTTAAGTACTGCTATAATTTTTGGTGTGTTGGGCTGTAGTAAAGGTAAGGCGTAAGCGCACTGCTAACAAGGCCTTCAAACGGACAAAATACAGTTGGCTATTTTCACTCCGTTCAATATTTTAGCCAACAATATTTTGCCGCTTAAGGTGGCGTTAGTGCGTCAAGCAAAGCTTGATGCATCTTGCAGGGTGTAAGTCCCTGTCAGGTAAGGTTTAACCAACCACCTGTATCGAGTGTTGCACCTTTGGCGGAGTGTGAGATTAGCAGATGCTTTTCAGCAGTGAGGACTGCATCACGCGAACAATATTGGTGAAGCGTACACAGAGAATTATGTAGGCCATAGGGGTTGTCGTGATCCTGAAGTGCTGGTATCGCTCCGATAAATATTAGAACTGACTGACGAGGTTTGTAACGCCATCGAAGTCCATGCAAAGCAGCCGTTATTCATGTAAATGAAGGGTGAGGTTGTGGCGAGTCAGCGGAGTTATCAAGCCGTGGCATGCATAAAGAGATGTTTCAGGAACTTGAGAGATCCAAAGGTGTTCCATTAGGACGATGGTAGAGAAGTCTAGTTAAAAGCGAGACGAACGATGACCCTTTGGAAGTCAGATCAGCCCGTAGTAGTCTGAGCAGGGGAAAGCCTTGTACATGGCAAAGGAGCTGACAGTTATATTCGGTATTAAGCAGAGACATAGTCCGGACAAAGTAGGGCTGGGGACACTATGATAACCACACTTAATGCCATCGCATTTAAAGCACAAACCCACCCCAAGCACAGGTTTCAGAATTTATATGGACTGCTAAATACTGACAGCCTGTATCAAAGCTGGGGGCAACTTAATAAGCAAGCGAAGCCAGGTATCGATGGCATTACCATGCCTAAGTACCGAGATAAGCTGATAGAAAATATCGACCGTTTAGGTCAGCAACTCAAACAGAAATGTTATCGAGTTAATGACATCAAACGGATCTTCATTCCTAAATCGAACGGTAAATTACGCCCTTTAGGCCTACCAACGGTAGATGACAAGCTAGTGCAACAAAGTGTCAGTCAGATCCTGCAAAGCATCTGGGAACAAGACTTTTTGCGTAATAGCTATGGTTATCGCCCGAATAAAAGTGCGCATCAAGCGGTGCATAGTTTAACGCTCAATCTGCAATTTAAAGGTTATGGTTATATTGTTGAAGCTGATATTAAGGGCTTCTTTGACAACCTTGATCATGAATGGCTGATGGCTATGCTCAAGCAACGAATTGATGACAAGGCGATACTTAATTTAATAAACCAATGGTTAAAAGCACGGATAAAATCCCCTGATGGTGTCTTTACTAAGCCATTAAGTGGTAGCCCACAAGGTGGCATTATCAGCCCTGTGTTAGCTAATATTTATTTGCATTATGCGCTAGACCTTTGGTTTGAAAAGAAAGTGAAGCCAAGGATGAAAGGCAGAGCAATGATGATCCGTTATGCGGATGATTTTGTTTGTGCGTTTCAGTTTGCACATGATGCTGAACGCTTTTATAAGGTTTTGCCGAAACGATTAAAGAAATTCAACCTAGACGTCGCAGAAGATAAAACATCACTGATGCGATTTAGCCGCTTTCATATTGGGCGAAAACGTCATTTTGTATTTCTTGGATTTGAGTTTTACTGGGGCAGAGATTCGAAAGGTAAAGCAAGACTCAGACGACGAACCGCTGTGAAGAAGCTGAAGGCGACGTTGAGCGAGTATTATCAATGGATTAAAGCCAAGCGCTCATTAAAACTGAGTATTTGGCTTCCGCAGTTAAAACGTAAATTAACAGGGTTTAGAAACTATTTTGGTCTTCCCGACAACAGCCGAAGCCTGAGCTACGTATACGATTATGTTCTGCATAACTTGTACAAATGGTTGAACAGACGCAGTGGTCGACGAAGTTACAACTGGAGTAATTTCAAGAAGATGTTAGAGTATTTTAGAATTGAGAGTCCAAAAGTCAGTAAGCGTCTAGTGCTGGTTGATTGGTACTAGGGTCGTGTTTTACACGAGTGAATATATAACTGAAGAGCCGGATGCGGTAGTTCCGCACGTCCGGATCTGTGTGGGGTCGGGTCAGTAATGGCCCGCTCTACCACGATTGTTTTCAAGGATGATTCGAGATTAATATTTACCGCACGCTAGCAATATCAATTATTATCCCGAGTGTAATCGTCATTTTGGGTGTTCAATCTACCTACTGGTTTTCTTTACGTAGTGTGTTAACTAATATCGAAATTTTTTATTCTATTATCGCCATCGTTAGTGGTATTTATCTGTTTAAAAGTATCAAGTTTCATTCAAAACCTAAACTTATTATTGCGTGGTTAACTTATTTATTTGTATTGGCACAACTCATATTTTGGGGTAGTTTACTTACAGCATGTGCAAATGGTGATTGCCTCTAGCACGAAAACATAACAAATAAGGATAGGCCGCGCGAAGCCGCGTCCTTATCCCAAGTGTTGAACAAGCCCGAACACCTGAGAGTGACTCTTTATTATGTAAATAACAGCTCGAGAAAACGCGCTGTTTGATGTGATTGTTATCTGGCAACTTTTCTGTAGCCAGCAAGTTCCCTTAGCTCATTTGCTAATTATTTAACTCTCTTAATTTCAGTGCGTTAAATTAATCCTCCACAGGAATAATATGGCCATCCATGATTATTGGCTAAATATCAAACAATAAACTAGGCTTTATTTACCCTTCCTAAATGGTATTTGAAGATGGCCAGACCAAGACAGACAATTGTTAGCTTAGATGACACACCTTCTCTTGAAAATAGAGAGTTGTCACTGTTGTTCGCGAGTGGTTCGTAAGGCATTTCTGTGCGGAATTGATAACTCTACAGGAGAGAATTTTGAGCATCGTCGTGAGTGGGTCGATTCACGCATTCTTGAGTTAGCGACCATCTTTGCCTATGCATTCTTTGTCATGAACAGGGAGTAATCACTTGCATGTGGTATTAAAGGTTGATGCAGAAAAAGCGAAATGCTGGTCAGATAAAGAATTGTTAATTCAATGGCACAAAGGCTTTAAAGGCACATTACTGACGCAAAAATTTGTTAAAGGTGAGGACTTAAACTCATTTGAGCTTCAAACGGTTAATGAATGCATTACTGAATACCGTAAGCGCTTAATTGATATCAGCTGGTTTATGCGCTCCTTGAGTGAGCCAATCGCTCGAATGGCCAATAAAGAAGATAAATGTACCGGAAGATTCTATTCGCTGCCATCCATGGCGCTCACCCTTCGGGCCAGCTAAAGCTGTTCAAATTGATTCCCGATAAATTTGTGGGAAGGACGGTTTACCTTTTTCCGTCATAAAGAGGCAAGCACTGCTTGATGAAGCCGCAATATTAGCCTGTATGGCTTATGTGGATTTAAACCCAATTCGTGCCAAGATGGCAACAACTCCAGAAACTTCAGATTACACCAGTATTCAGCGCCGAATAAACTCAGCAATAAAAGGCGAGCAACTGAAAGAGTTATTACCTTTTGTGGGTAATGAACGTTTAGACATGCCTAATGGGCTAATGTTCAGCGTGAAAGACTACATTGTACTCGTCGAAGATACATGTCGTATTATTCGAGAAGATAAGCGTGGTGCCATTAGCTCAAGCAGTCAGGACATACTGAATAGACTTAATATTCCTGCCGAAAACTGGCTAAAAATCACTACCGAATTTGGGGCATTATTCAAAGGCGCAGTGGGTGCATTACCCGCATTAACTGAATATTGTGAACATTTAGAGCGAAAACGACGACAAGGTGCATCAAATTGCCAGCGTTGGTTATGTGCTTAAGAGTGAACGTATAAAACAAAAACTACAATAATAACCTCATTTCCAGCTTGATTGATATCAAGCGGCTAGTGCTGCTTTGGATCTAACTTATAAGTCACTGTTTTCAATTTCTTACTCAATTCCTGAGTCATCGCTGTTCAATTTATACATTTGAATCGTGGAAAAGACTATCTCAATCCAATCTATAAGCAGTTATGTTAATTCATCATAAAATGGGTGGCTTAGTTTCATGGTTTCAATTCTAATTTAGTTTCAATTGCTTGGTTTAAGTTCCCCATACAAACCTTGTGAAACCTCCTATCCGCTACACAATAACGCTTACGCTAACTCCTATAGCGTATTTGCACACTTAATCACAAGTGAGTGATAT
This region of Shewanella livingstonensis genomic DNA includes:
- a CDS encoding IS91 family transposase → MKFIDILRDHLDAFNQTYEGQITASMRQAINAMLSCRSHSQRASHWACQGCTHTADFPLSCGHRSCPQCQYNTTADWLAKQQAKLLPVDYFMVTFTLPYELRVMARYQPEALYPAMFAVAASVLKDFALNSPKLAGDIGFTGVLHTHSRRRELHPHIHFIIPAGSFNKSQKQWKKNKGKYLFNAFNLANVWRARLLEHLAKLNLTLPTSLPKKWVVDCLHVGKGLPALQYLSRYLYRGVLADKNIKSHVDNNVSFEYEDSQTKSTKVRTLPAIEFLWLILQHVLPKGLRRVRDYGLLRGNAKKLRLQIQLMLAVAGAVFPIIPEIKRRLATRCCPCCQQPMRFMGIVKRPTNLRLIT
- a CDS encoding tyrosine-type recombinase/integrase; amino-acid sequence: MNAHEQQRFDCLYQQHLINLTLQGKRPATIDAYSRAVRRISAYFDCCPDNLSTNDLKRYFADLIASHSWSTVKLDRNGLQFFYRYVLNQHWEWLSIVKPPQVKRLPDILTPAEVSIVISLTHKLRYQVCFLTLYSMGLRLGEAISLQVGDIDSALMQVHIRDAKGGKDRLVPLPQRTLLALRYYWQTHRHPRHVFPGKDGKPGSMIDKGGIQKALKRVIRECNIHKSISPHNLRHSYATHLLEQGLDLRSVQHLLGHNSLNTTAKYTRLTQITRKNTVLSINQLTDNLVLKWECDI
- the ltrA gene encoding group II intron reverse transcriptase/maturase; amino-acid sequence: MITTLNAIAFKAQTHPKHRFQNLYGLLNTDSLYQSWGQLNKQAKPGIDGITMPKYRDKLIENIDRLGQQLKQKCYRVNDIKRIFIPKSNGKLRPLGLPTVDDKLVQQSVSQILQSIWEQDFLRNSYGYRPNKSAHQAVHSLTLNLQFKGYGYIVEADIKGFFDNLDHEWLMAMLKQRIDDKAILNLINQWLKARIKSPDGVFTKPLSGSPQGGIISPVLANIYLHYALDLWFEKKVKPRMKGRAMMIRYADDFVCAFQFAHDAERFYKVLPKRLKKFNLDVAEDKTSLMRFSRFHIGRKRHFVFLGFEFYWGRDSKGKARLRRRTAVKKLKATLSEYYQWIKAKRSLKLSIWLPQLKRKLTGFRNYFGLPDNSRSLSYVYDYVLHNLYKWLNRRSGRRSYNWSNFKKMLEYFRIESPKVSKRLVLVDWY